A window of Anaerolineales bacterium genomic DNA:
CCGCCGCCTCAGCGGCCATGGCTGGAGGCTGAGGCTGGCTTTCCGCTGCGCCCGGCCGAGCGGTGCATCCAGCGGTCGAGCGCTTCCGGCGGCCGGAAGTCCTCCAGGCGCTGCAGCAGGGCTTCGGGTTCCGCCTCACAGGCCAGCAGCGCCCGGTGTTCGTCGTAGATGAAGCCCTCGGTCAGCATGTGCTGGATGAACGTCAGCAGCGGATCGTAGTAGCCCTTGACATTCAACAGACCGACGGGCTTCGTGTGCAACCCGATCTGAGACCAGGTGAGGATCTCGAACAACTCTTCCAGGGTGCCGTAGCCGCCGGGCAGGGCGATAAACGCCTGGGCAAGCTCGGCCATCGCCGCCTTGCGCTCATGCATGGTCTCGACCACGCGGAGCTCCGTCAGGCCGGGATGCGCCAACTCGGGGTTGTTGAAACGCCGGGGGATGATCCCCAGGACCTGTCCGCCGGCTGCCAGGGCGCCATCGGCCAGCGCACCCATCATCCCGGTGCCGCCTCCGCCGAACACGATCGCCACGCTTCGCTGGGCCAGCGTCCGG
This region includes:
- a CDS encoding TIGR00730 family Rossman fold protein: MLDRVSVYCGSSDGVDPSYLQAAQLTGRTLAQRSVAIVFGGGGTGMMGALADGALAAGGQVLGIIPRRFNNPELAHPGLTELRVVETMHERKAAMAELAQAFIALPGGYGTLEELFEILTWSQIGLHTKPVGLLNVKGYYDPLLTFIQHMLTEGFIYDEHRALLACEAEPEALLQRLEDFRPPEALDRWMHRSAGRSGKPASASSHGR